A single genomic interval of Coccidioides posadasii str. Silveira chromosome 1, complete sequence harbors:
- a CDS encoding uncharacterized protein (EggNog:ENOG410PRK0~COG:S~BUSCO:14935at33183) — translation MSASQRPPLRPSSTSAARTGTSATSSIPRPPLSVHPNATISETVYFQGKHPISIGAGTVIHPRARLLSFEGPISVGEGCIIGEKSVVGNPQAPQFASEHSSGSATSPTPAVTIIENSVLIAPLSTVSSGSHIHSAATIDASAFLGRHVRIGRHAKVCSLCQIPDNGVVEDWIVAWGGGAGGMGLQRRKRANGRGNENNTPGLNGRSVETARLVVLSKERETLSKLIGVGAAAASRRR, via the coding sequence ATGTCCGCCAGCCAAAGGCCGCCTCTGCGTCCCTCTTCCACGTCTGCTGCGAGAACGGGGACGTCAGCAACGTCGTCGATCCCCAGGCCTCCGCTGTCTGTTCACCCAAATGCTACGATCTCAGAAACGGTTTACTTTCAAGGCAAACACCCGATTAGTATTGGTGCCGGAACTGTTATCCATCCCCGAGCAAGGCTGCTGTCTTTTGAGGGTCCAATAAGTGTTGGAGAGGGGTGCATAATTGGCGAGAAATCAGTCGTTGGGAATCCTCAAGCTCCCCAATTTGCATCGGAACACAGTTCAGGGTCTGCCACATCTCCAACACCAGCAGTTACAATTATCGAGAACTCGGTTCTTATAGCACCTCTCTCTACCGTGTCTTCAGGTTCACATATACACTCCGCTGCCACGATTGACGCGTCTGCTTTTCTGGGAAGGCATGTGCGAATTGGGAGACACGCAAAGGTGTGCTCGCTTTGCCAGATACCGGATAATGGGGTTGTAGAAGACTGGATTGTAGCTTGGggaggaggagcaggagggaTGGGGTTACAAAGGCGCAAAAGAGCGAATGGAAGAGGGAATGAGAACAATACGCCAGGCTTAAACGGTCGATCTGTCGAAACTGCAAGGCTGGTTGTACTGAGCAAAGAGAGGGAGACTCTGTCCAAACTAATTGGAGTTGGAGCCGCTGCTGCAtcaaggagaagatga
- a CDS encoding uncharacterized protein (EggNog:ENOG410PY82~COG:S) — protein sequence MAASENPIEPTGPIVSYREMKAEERDAIDSLDDSFTITEIYEVGLAAEGLGFNIRRQTTETLINKHYPDSDSDSESNYGSRRTTESDPSKSHAIVATADDGQICGAIDVLYRSWNSRLVIMNITVVPEYRRMGVGKKLMDMALTWGREIHGAKHAWLEVSNLNAPAIEAYRKMGFRFCGLDLTLYEGTSSKGEIALYMSRSC from the coding sequence ATGGCGGCATCTGAAAATCCTATCGAACCTACCGGTCCTATCGTGAGCTACCGTGAAATGAAAGCCGAGGAAAGAGACGCTATTGATTCCCTAGACGACTCATTTACGATCACGGAGATCTACGAGGTTGGATTGGCCGCCGAAGGGCTTGGGTTCAACATTCGCCGTCAAACAACTGAAACTCTGATCAATAAACACTACCCAGATAGTGATAGCGATAGTGAGAGCAACTATGGCTCCCGTCGGACTACGGAATCAGACCCATCCAAATCACATGCTATCGTGGCCACCGCGGATGACGGTCAGATCTGTGGCGCCATTGACGTGCTATATCGATCGTGGAATAGTCGATTGGTCATCATGAATATCACCGTGGTGCCAGAGTATCGCCGAATGGGAGTGGGGAAGAAGTTGATGGATATGGCTTTAACGTGGGGTCGGGAAATCCATGGTGCAAAACATGCCTGGTTGGAAGTGTCGAATCTCAACGCTCCCGCGATAGAGGCATACCGGAAGATGGGGTTTAGGTTCTGTGGGCTTgacttgacattgtacgaGGGTACGTCATCTAAAGGCGAGATTGCGTTGTATATGAGTCGGTCTTGTTGA